In one Corythoichthys intestinalis isolate RoL2023-P3 chromosome 16, ASM3026506v1, whole genome shotgun sequence genomic region, the following are encoded:
- the moto gene encoding uncharacterized protein moto isoform X1 gives MNSQARVNGNGGNSSISMAGLWAQEEGVPEFKLWSSNGHGDPYELRNCTRNSILGRDCIAKYELEEDEDDDLQGLVSSILDEGDDNESGFYKVGNTPNVNGIWSPKSLRDDDFQYSQSEETLPNFVRSSFIQSQVESNNESLFQRFSGIPANPYWPICVPNGDADDLNRHPKRSPPGLPIPQRGKQFPPQTRPSKYDVSSNMHLAYNCPVNDLPQINGVAQLQNKMSRPKRDLNESAMSAKRIGKNAQEHMNQLVSGLQSVLADESDQGRYGCFPSMEGKTEYPEDSILEHWKFPSQAMPMFREKQLEGEIWGQNVTPVSKHNNLQEIFMMVNENAEYCPQKSFSGTLNPPKQYQYFIERNQYLNPLSDYKIQSQMQKETKMRDNLREWPQTTARVAETKLRPHIDQLGSIERFQGDNIMDNWFIPPAYLDSYPRRFTQLPVKSQKDTNLLGKGPPVFTPIAWMNVNGGATPLYSHLKGSETPSGGGCCTDGDSAPATSLDENLEGFVTQFSFYLEECSEQLEYLEGERKKIGVLLAVSYPCEWTPPPTFSVGLPTKPARVDCLIVNQRKEQANVEWLLHKMERVCKVPLHTNVRLALNSHHLALSCVQVRRREELANSSKHQWRGAPLREDRDYFLSVMALKDLTMTTKKLRTGIWCALQTTLPIPIRRPEDLPDASREEIHTESSPDPFTL, from the exons ATGAACAGTCAG GCAAGGGTCAATGGCAATGGTGGAAATAGCTCCATTTCCATGGCAGGTTTATGGGCTCAGGAAGAGGGAGTGCCAGAGTTCAAGCTCTGGTCTTCTAACGGTCACGGTGATCCCTATGAACTCAGGAACTGTACACGGAATAGCATTTTGGGAAG GGATTGCATTGCCAAATATGAACTAGAGGAGGACGAGGATGATGACCTACAGGGTTTAGTGTCCAGTATTTTGGACGAAGGTGATGATAATGAGAGTGGATTCTACAAAGTGGG AAATACACCTAATGTCAATGGTATTTGGAGTCCCAAGAGTTTGAGAGACGACGATTTTCAGTATTCCCAATCAGAGGAAACATTACCTAACTTTGTGAGGAGCAGTTTCATTCAATCTCAAGTGGAGTCCAATAATGAGTCGTTATTCCAAAGGTTCAGTGGCATTCCTGCTAATCCATACTGGCCCATTTGCGTTCCTAATGGAGATGCAGATGACTTAAACAGGCACCCTAAGAGGTCACCACCAGGTCTTCCAATTCCCCAAAGGGGAAAACAGTTCCCACCACAGACAAGGCCGAGCAAGTATGATGTGTCATCTAATATGCACCTGGCATATAATTGCCCTGTTAATGACCTTCCTCAAATAAATGGGGTCGCTCAGCTCCAAAACAAAATGAGCAGACCAAAACGCGATCTTAATGAGAGTGCGATGAGTGCAAAGCGCATTGGTAAAAATGCGCAGGAACACATGAACCAACTGGTTAGTGGTTTGCAGTCTGTCTTGGCTGATGAGTCTGATCAAGGACGTTATGGATGTTTTCCAAGCATGGAAGGAAAAACAGAATACCCTGAAGACAGCATACTTGAGCATTGGAAATTCCCTAGCCAGGCAATGCCAATGTTTCGTGAAAAACAGCTAGAGGGAGAGATTTGGGGCCAAAATGTGACACCAGTATCTAAGCATAACAATCTCCAAGAAATATTCATGATGGTCAATGAAAATGCTGAGTATTGTCCTCAAAAATCTTTCTCAGGAACTTTAAATCCCCCAAAGCAATatcagtattttatagagaggAATCAGTACTTGAATCCTCTCTCTGATTATAAGATACAATCACAGATGCAGAAGGAAACCAAGATGCGTGACAACTTAAGAGAGTGGCCGCAAACCACCGCTCGTGTGGCGGAGACAAAGTTGAGACCACACATTGACCAACTGGGCAGCATTGAGAGATTTCAAGGAGATAACATCATGGACAACTGGTTCATACCTCCCGCTTACCTCGACAGTTACCCCAGACGGTTCACCCAGTTGCCCGTCAAGTCTCAGaaagacacaaatcttctcGGAAAGGGTCCTCCTGTCTTTACCCCAATTGCTTGGATGAATGTAAATGGAGGGGCGACGCCATTGTACAGTCATCTTAAGGGCTCTGAGACTCCCTCTGGAGGAGGCTGTTGTACAGACGGGGACTCTGCTCCTGCAACGTCACTGGACGAGAATCTAGAGGGGTTTGTGACCCAGTTTTCCTTCTACCTGGAGGAATGCTCAGAGCAATTAGAGTACCTTGAAGGAGAGAGGAAGAAG ATAGGGGTACTCCTCGCCGTTTCATATCCCTGCGAATGGACTCCACCACCCACCTTCTCAGTCGGACTACCGACCAAACCCGCGAGAGTTGACTGCCTCATCGTTAATCAGAGGAAGGAACAAGCCAAC GTGGAATGGCTTTTACACAAAATGGAGCGCGTATGCAAAGTACCTCTCCACACCAATGTCCGCTTGGCGCTGAACAGTCATCACCTGGCATTATCCTGCGTTCAGGTGAGACGCAGGGAAGAGCTTGCCAACTCGTCCAAGCATCAGTGGCGTGGAGCTCCACTCAGAGAGGATAGAG ACTATTTTCTGTCAGTCATGGCCTTGAAGGATCTGACCATGACCACCAAAAAGCTCCGCACAGGCATTTGGTGTGCTCTCCAGACGACTCTGCCCATTCCCATCCGAAGGCCAGAAGACCTCCCCGACGCCAGCAGGGAGGAAATACACACTGAAAGCAGCCCCGATCCTTTTACGCTGTAA
- the moto gene encoding uncharacterized protein moto isoform X2: MAGLWAQEEGVPEFKLWSSNGHGDPYELRNCTRNSILGRDCIAKYELEEDEDDDLQGLVSSILDEGDDNESGFYKVGNTPNVNGIWSPKSLRDDDFQYSQSEETLPNFVRSSFIQSQVESNNESLFQRFSGIPANPYWPICVPNGDADDLNRHPKRSPPGLPIPQRGKQFPPQTRPSKYDVSSNMHLAYNCPVNDLPQINGVAQLQNKMSRPKRDLNESAMSAKRIGKNAQEHMNQLVSGLQSVLADESDQGRYGCFPSMEGKTEYPEDSILEHWKFPSQAMPMFREKQLEGEIWGQNVTPVSKHNNLQEIFMMVNENAEYCPQKSFSGTLNPPKQYQYFIERNQYLNPLSDYKIQSQMQKETKMRDNLREWPQTTARVAETKLRPHIDQLGSIERFQGDNIMDNWFIPPAYLDSYPRRFTQLPVKSQKDTNLLGKGPPVFTPIAWMNVNGGATPLYSHLKGSETPSGGGCCTDGDSAPATSLDENLEGFVTQFSFYLEECSEQLEYLEGERKKIGVLLAVSYPCEWTPPPTFSVGLPTKPARVDCLIVNQRKEQANVEWLLHKMERVCKVPLHTNVRLALNSHHLALSCVQVRRREELANSSKHQWRGAPLREDRDYFLSVMALKDLTMTTKKLRTGIWCALQTTLPIPIRRPEDLPDASREEIHTESSPDPFTL, encoded by the exons ATGGCAGGTTTATGGGCTCAGGAAGAGGGAGTGCCAGAGTTCAAGCTCTGGTCTTCTAACGGTCACGGTGATCCCTATGAACTCAGGAACTGTACACGGAATAGCATTTTGGGAAG GGATTGCATTGCCAAATATGAACTAGAGGAGGACGAGGATGATGACCTACAGGGTTTAGTGTCCAGTATTTTGGACGAAGGTGATGATAATGAGAGTGGATTCTACAAAGTGGG AAATACACCTAATGTCAATGGTATTTGGAGTCCCAAGAGTTTGAGAGACGACGATTTTCAGTATTCCCAATCAGAGGAAACATTACCTAACTTTGTGAGGAGCAGTTTCATTCAATCTCAAGTGGAGTCCAATAATGAGTCGTTATTCCAAAGGTTCAGTGGCATTCCTGCTAATCCATACTGGCCCATTTGCGTTCCTAATGGAGATGCAGATGACTTAAACAGGCACCCTAAGAGGTCACCACCAGGTCTTCCAATTCCCCAAAGGGGAAAACAGTTCCCACCACAGACAAGGCCGAGCAAGTATGATGTGTCATCTAATATGCACCTGGCATATAATTGCCCTGTTAATGACCTTCCTCAAATAAATGGGGTCGCTCAGCTCCAAAACAAAATGAGCAGACCAAAACGCGATCTTAATGAGAGTGCGATGAGTGCAAAGCGCATTGGTAAAAATGCGCAGGAACACATGAACCAACTGGTTAGTGGTTTGCAGTCTGTCTTGGCTGATGAGTCTGATCAAGGACGTTATGGATGTTTTCCAAGCATGGAAGGAAAAACAGAATACCCTGAAGACAGCATACTTGAGCATTGGAAATTCCCTAGCCAGGCAATGCCAATGTTTCGTGAAAAACAGCTAGAGGGAGAGATTTGGGGCCAAAATGTGACACCAGTATCTAAGCATAACAATCTCCAAGAAATATTCATGATGGTCAATGAAAATGCTGAGTATTGTCCTCAAAAATCTTTCTCAGGAACTTTAAATCCCCCAAAGCAATatcagtattttatagagaggAATCAGTACTTGAATCCTCTCTCTGATTATAAGATACAATCACAGATGCAGAAGGAAACCAAGATGCGTGACAACTTAAGAGAGTGGCCGCAAACCACCGCTCGTGTGGCGGAGACAAAGTTGAGACCACACATTGACCAACTGGGCAGCATTGAGAGATTTCAAGGAGATAACATCATGGACAACTGGTTCATACCTCCCGCTTACCTCGACAGTTACCCCAGACGGTTCACCCAGTTGCCCGTCAAGTCTCAGaaagacacaaatcttctcGGAAAGGGTCCTCCTGTCTTTACCCCAATTGCTTGGATGAATGTAAATGGAGGGGCGACGCCATTGTACAGTCATCTTAAGGGCTCTGAGACTCCCTCTGGAGGAGGCTGTTGTACAGACGGGGACTCTGCTCCTGCAACGTCACTGGACGAGAATCTAGAGGGGTTTGTGACCCAGTTTTCCTTCTACCTGGAGGAATGCTCAGAGCAATTAGAGTACCTTGAAGGAGAGAGGAAGAAG ATAGGGGTACTCCTCGCCGTTTCATATCCCTGCGAATGGACTCCACCACCCACCTTCTCAGTCGGACTACCGACCAAACCCGCGAGAGTTGACTGCCTCATCGTTAATCAGAGGAAGGAACAAGCCAAC GTGGAATGGCTTTTACACAAAATGGAGCGCGTATGCAAAGTACCTCTCCACACCAATGTCCGCTTGGCGCTGAACAGTCATCACCTGGCATTATCCTGCGTTCAGGTGAGACGCAGGGAAGAGCTTGCCAACTCGTCCAAGCATCAGTGGCGTGGAGCTCCACTCAGAGAGGATAGAG ACTATTTTCTGTCAGTCATGGCCTTGAAGGATCTGACCATGACCACCAAAAAGCTCCGCACAGGCATTTGGTGTGCTCTCCAGACGACTCTGCCCATTCCCATCCGAAGGCCAGAAGACCTCCCCGACGCCAGCAGGGAGGAAATACACACTGAAAGCAGCCCCGATCCTTTTACGCTGTAA
- the moto gene encoding uncharacterized protein moto isoform X3 — protein sequence MNSQARVNGNGGNSSISMAGLWAQEEGVPEFKLWSSNGHGDPYELRNCTRNSILGRNTPNVNGIWSPKSLRDDDFQYSQSEETLPNFVRSSFIQSQVESNNESLFQRFSGIPANPYWPICVPNGDADDLNRHPKRSPPGLPIPQRGKQFPPQTRPSKYDVSSNMHLAYNCPVNDLPQINGVAQLQNKMSRPKRDLNESAMSAKRIGKNAQEHMNQLVSGLQSVLADESDQGRYGCFPSMEGKTEYPEDSILEHWKFPSQAMPMFREKQLEGEIWGQNVTPVSKHNNLQEIFMMVNENAEYCPQKSFSGTLNPPKQYQYFIERNQYLNPLSDYKIQSQMQKETKMRDNLREWPQTTARVAETKLRPHIDQLGSIERFQGDNIMDNWFIPPAYLDSYPRRFTQLPVKSQKDTNLLGKGPPVFTPIAWMNVNGGATPLYSHLKGSETPSGGGCCTDGDSAPATSLDENLEGFVTQFSFYLEECSEQLEYLEGERKKIGVLLAVSYPCEWTPPPTFSVGLPTKPARVDCLIVNQRKEQANVEWLLHKMERVCKVPLHTNVRLALNSHHLALSCVQVRRREELANSSKHQWRGAPLREDRDYFLSVMALKDLTMTTKKLRTGIWCALQTTLPIPIRRPEDLPDASREEIHTESSPDPFTL from the exons ATGAACAGTCAG GCAAGGGTCAATGGCAATGGTGGAAATAGCTCCATTTCCATGGCAGGTTTATGGGCTCAGGAAGAGGGAGTGCCAGAGTTCAAGCTCTGGTCTTCTAACGGTCACGGTGATCCCTATGAACTCAGGAACTGTACACGGAATAGCATTTTGGGAAG AAATACACCTAATGTCAATGGTATTTGGAGTCCCAAGAGTTTGAGAGACGACGATTTTCAGTATTCCCAATCAGAGGAAACATTACCTAACTTTGTGAGGAGCAGTTTCATTCAATCTCAAGTGGAGTCCAATAATGAGTCGTTATTCCAAAGGTTCAGTGGCATTCCTGCTAATCCATACTGGCCCATTTGCGTTCCTAATGGAGATGCAGATGACTTAAACAGGCACCCTAAGAGGTCACCACCAGGTCTTCCAATTCCCCAAAGGGGAAAACAGTTCCCACCACAGACAAGGCCGAGCAAGTATGATGTGTCATCTAATATGCACCTGGCATATAATTGCCCTGTTAATGACCTTCCTCAAATAAATGGGGTCGCTCAGCTCCAAAACAAAATGAGCAGACCAAAACGCGATCTTAATGAGAGTGCGATGAGTGCAAAGCGCATTGGTAAAAATGCGCAGGAACACATGAACCAACTGGTTAGTGGTTTGCAGTCTGTCTTGGCTGATGAGTCTGATCAAGGACGTTATGGATGTTTTCCAAGCATGGAAGGAAAAACAGAATACCCTGAAGACAGCATACTTGAGCATTGGAAATTCCCTAGCCAGGCAATGCCAATGTTTCGTGAAAAACAGCTAGAGGGAGAGATTTGGGGCCAAAATGTGACACCAGTATCTAAGCATAACAATCTCCAAGAAATATTCATGATGGTCAATGAAAATGCTGAGTATTGTCCTCAAAAATCTTTCTCAGGAACTTTAAATCCCCCAAAGCAATatcagtattttatagagaggAATCAGTACTTGAATCCTCTCTCTGATTATAAGATACAATCACAGATGCAGAAGGAAACCAAGATGCGTGACAACTTAAGAGAGTGGCCGCAAACCACCGCTCGTGTGGCGGAGACAAAGTTGAGACCACACATTGACCAACTGGGCAGCATTGAGAGATTTCAAGGAGATAACATCATGGACAACTGGTTCATACCTCCCGCTTACCTCGACAGTTACCCCAGACGGTTCACCCAGTTGCCCGTCAAGTCTCAGaaagacacaaatcttctcGGAAAGGGTCCTCCTGTCTTTACCCCAATTGCTTGGATGAATGTAAATGGAGGGGCGACGCCATTGTACAGTCATCTTAAGGGCTCTGAGACTCCCTCTGGAGGAGGCTGTTGTACAGACGGGGACTCTGCTCCTGCAACGTCACTGGACGAGAATCTAGAGGGGTTTGTGACCCAGTTTTCCTTCTACCTGGAGGAATGCTCAGAGCAATTAGAGTACCTTGAAGGAGAGAGGAAGAAG ATAGGGGTACTCCTCGCCGTTTCATATCCCTGCGAATGGACTCCACCACCCACCTTCTCAGTCGGACTACCGACCAAACCCGCGAGAGTTGACTGCCTCATCGTTAATCAGAGGAAGGAACAAGCCAAC GTGGAATGGCTTTTACACAAAATGGAGCGCGTATGCAAAGTACCTCTCCACACCAATGTCCGCTTGGCGCTGAACAGTCATCACCTGGCATTATCCTGCGTTCAGGTGAGACGCAGGGAAGAGCTTGCCAACTCGTCCAAGCATCAGTGGCGTGGAGCTCCACTCAGAGAGGATAGAG ACTATTTTCTGTCAGTCATGGCCTTGAAGGATCTGACCATGACCACCAAAAAGCTCCGCACAGGCATTTGGTGTGCTCTCCAGACGACTCTGCCCATTCCCATCCGAAGGCCAGAAGACCTCCCCGACGCCAGCAGGGAGGAAATACACACTGAAAGCAGCCCCGATCCTTTTACGCTGTAA